A genome region from Mycobacterium florentinum includes the following:
- a CDS encoding DUF4286 family protein, which translates to MAKGIMLVESRPSSPEREQEYNTWYDEVHLPELVALDGIVSARRLRPVNGEGPYVAIYEIEGDDLQAVLDNMIANAGKLTMSDALLLDPAPIPRLLETTTERDG; encoded by the coding sequence ATGGCCAAGGGCATCATGCTCGTGGAGAGTCGACCAAGTTCGCCCGAACGCGAGCAGGAGTACAACACCTGGTACGACGAAGTCCATCTGCCCGAACTAGTGGCTCTGGACGGAATCGTCTCGGCGCGACGGCTGCGTCCGGTCAACGGCGAGGGCCCCTATGTCGCCATCTACGAGATCGAGGGTGACGATCTGCAGGCCGTGCTGGACAACATGATCGCCAATGCCGGCAAGCTGACGATGTCCGACGCACTGCTGCTGGATCCCGCGCCGATCCCACGACTGCTGGAGACGACGACCGAACGCGACGGCTAG
- a CDS encoding 2Fe-2S iron-sulfur cluster-binding protein, with translation MADPTTNGAEPGTVTIYLERKKATVPLVPGETLLESARRAGLDPPFNCEAGNCGTCMALLEDGHATMRINDALDDDEVEDGYILTCQGVPDTDSVTVRYE, from the coding sequence GTGGCAGATCCCACGACAAACGGTGCCGAGCCCGGCACGGTGACGATCTACCTGGAACGCAAGAAGGCGACGGTGCCGCTCGTTCCCGGCGAGACGCTGCTGGAAAGCGCACGACGGGCCGGCCTGGATCCGCCGTTCAACTGCGAGGCCGGCAACTGCGGCACCTGCATGGCGCTTCTGGAGGACGGTCACGCGACCATGCGGATTAATGACGCTCTCGACGACGACGAAGTGGAAGACGGCTACATTTTGACGTGCCAGGGTGTACCCGACACGGATTCCGTCACGGTGCGCTACGAATAG
- a CDS encoding class I adenylate-forming enzyme family protein, translating into MTEPAALVFEERHFSLPQLDTMANGLAAALGKNGVAAGQRVAVMSSNRPEFVAVLLGIWRLDATAVLISPAWKRDEVDHALALTDPGHAVGDHPVLAGLMPMLHLDEPVAPAEPIPMSAPPRADAVLVFSSGTTGLPKAVRHTHAALTDAARHWRDALQLTRQDRIQVATPPSHILGLLNIITALRTGAWLRLHRRFDIDRMLDHIEKDRITIEMAVAPIALAIAAHPTLESYDLSSLRYIMWGATPVSASVAETVTRRTGVGWLPAYGTTELPVIACNPLDGARLDTVGRPVPGVELRVVSLETGQPVGPGEVGEIQARSSSLMAGYLPADATAEAMCDGWYRTGDVGWLDADRWLRITDRLKEMIKVRGFQVAPAEIETVLHGHPAVKDCAVFGIPDGINGEAVVAAVATHAPVDAAALTARVDEKLASYKHLSRVVFVPDIPRLPSGKVLRRVLKERYGCTSDS; encoded by the coding sequence GTGACCGAGCCGGCCGCGCTCGTGTTTGAGGAACGGCATTTCAGCCTGCCCCAGCTCGACACGATGGCCAACGGTCTGGCCGCGGCGCTGGGCAAGAACGGTGTCGCCGCGGGCCAGCGCGTTGCCGTCATGTCGTCGAACCGGCCGGAGTTCGTCGCCGTCCTGCTGGGGATCTGGCGGCTCGATGCGACTGCGGTGCTGATCAGTCCCGCATGGAAGCGCGACGAGGTCGACCACGCGCTGGCGTTGACCGACCCGGGGCATGCCGTCGGGGACCATCCGGTGCTGGCCGGGCTGATGCCGATGCTGCACCTCGATGAACCCGTCGCCCCCGCCGAGCCGATACCGATGTCGGCACCGCCGCGCGCCGATGCGGTGCTGGTGTTCAGTTCGGGCACCACGGGTCTACCGAAGGCGGTCCGGCACACCCACGCCGCGTTGACCGACGCGGCGCGGCACTGGCGCGACGCGTTGCAACTCACCCGGCAGGACCGAATCCAGGTAGCCACCCCGCCCTCGCACATCCTGGGTCTGCTCAACATCATCACCGCGCTGCGGACCGGTGCCTGGCTGCGACTGCACCGTCGCTTCGATATCGACCGGATGCTCGACCACATCGAAAAAGACCGCATCACCATCGAAATGGCGGTCGCGCCCATCGCCCTGGCCATCGCCGCGCATCCGACACTCGAGTCATACGATTTGTCGTCACTGCGCTACATCATGTGGGGCGCAACGCCGGTCAGCGCCAGCGTCGCCGAGACCGTCACGCGGCGCACCGGCGTCGGATGGCTTCCCGCCTACGGCACCACGGAACTGCCTGTCATCGCCTGCAATCCGCTCGACGGTGCCCGGCTAGACACCGTCGGGCGCCCGGTACCGGGAGTCGAGCTACGGGTCGTCTCCCTCGAGACCGGTCAGCCGGTCGGCCCGGGCGAGGTCGGTGAGATCCAGGCGCGGTCCAGCTCGCTGATGGCGGGCTACCTGCCGGCCGACGCGACGGCCGAGGCGATGTGCGACGGCTGGTATCGCACCGGGGACGTCGGCTGGCTCGACGCCGATCGTTGGCTGCGCATCACCGACCGCCTCAAAGAGATGATCAAGGTGCGCGGCTTTCAGGTCGCACCGGCCGAAATCGAGACGGTGTTGCACGGGCATCCCGCCGTCAAAGACTGTGCGGTGTTTGGAATTCCGGACGGGATCAACGGGGAAGCCGTCGTTGCCGCGGTCGCCACGCACGCGCCGGTCGACGCTGCCGCCCTCACCGCCCGGGTGGATGAGAAGCTGGCGTCCTACAAGCATCTGAGCCGGGTCGTGTTCGTGCCTGATATCCCCCGCCTGCCTTCGGGCAAGGTGCTGCGCCGAGTGCTGAAGGAGCGCTATGGATGTACGTCTGACAGCTGA
- a CDS encoding acyl-CoA dehydrogenase family protein, whose amino-acid sequence MDVRLTAEQQQLRDAAAKLADDLGPATVADLADDSRIARLDKQIAATGWRSLRSDGASGVEVAIVAEEFGRRLVDTPFLGPVLADDLAHRVGADAADATVAFDDRAIDARGARRALSLGGNTVLAADLGAVRAGADLTRAEAELADSPETLGELADDAVARWYALALVTTSADLVGIARGAQAVACDYAKIREQYGKQIGSYQAVAHLLAESLALIEGSVSVLRHAAWGVDELEPAQAIRAAQIAKVYCARATRTVCETAVQVHGGIGNTWECIAHVYLRRALTSTELWPVTLKEIDLGLS is encoded by the coding sequence ATGGATGTACGTCTGACAGCTGAACAGCAACAGTTGCGTGATGCCGCCGCGAAGCTGGCCGATGATCTCGGGCCGGCCACCGTGGCGGACCTCGCCGACGACAGCCGAATTGCCAGGCTGGACAAGCAGATTGCGGCGACGGGCTGGAGATCGCTGCGCTCCGACGGAGCCTCCGGCGTCGAGGTCGCCATTGTCGCTGAGGAATTCGGGCGCCGGTTGGTCGACACACCGTTCCTGGGTCCGGTGCTGGCCGACGACCTCGCACATCGCGTCGGTGCCGACGCCGCCGACGCGACGGTGGCCTTCGACGATCGCGCGATCGACGCGCGCGGCGCCCGTCGCGCCTTGTCGCTCGGCGGCAACACGGTGCTGGCTGCGGACCTCGGCGCCGTGCGCGCCGGCGCCGACTTGACCAGAGCCGAAGCCGAATTGGCGGACTCCCCCGAGACACTGGGCGAGCTGGCCGACGACGCGGTGGCCCGCTGGTATGCGCTCGCGTTGGTCACCACTTCGGCGGACCTGGTCGGAATCGCCCGGGGCGCGCAGGCCGTCGCGTGCGACTACGCGAAAATCCGCGAGCAGTACGGCAAGCAGATCGGCTCGTATCAGGCCGTCGCCCACCTGCTGGCCGAAAGCCTTGCCCTGATTGAAGGTTCGGTCAGCGTGCTGCGGCACGCCGCCTGGGGTGTCGACGAACTCGAGCCGGCGCAGGCCATCCGGGCCGCCCAGATCGCGAAGGTCTACTGCGCGCGTGCCACCAGAACGGTCTGCGAGACCGCGGTTCAGGTGCACGGCGGCATCGGCAATACCTGGGAATGCATCGCGCACGTCTACCTGCGCCGCGCCCTGACCTCGACAGAGCTGTGGCCCGTCACGTTGAAGGAGATCGATCTTGGACTTTCGTGA
- a CDS encoding acyl-CoA dehydrogenase family protein, which produces MDFRDSPEEAAFRDRLRTWLSAHAKEYSGSGDEYWERMADWHRALYENGFFGLSWPRDWGGQDLAPVYDVIVDEELVRAGAPPRPSVGYLVYGIGEHASDEVRKRFLPGIINGTERWCQGFSEPGAGSDLASLTTTATRVGDNYVIHGHKIWTSYSDVADWCLLLARTDPEAKRHRGLSAFVIAMKQPGVQQRPLQMMNGVTNEFGQVFFDGATVPADRMVGAPGDGWAVAMTVVGHEREPSTLGYAARYGKLVRQLLAHWIDRESPVPEELAWAAVQSDMLTHHVRRRLSEQLDGVSHGSEGSLDKLLMTWVEQSVGHAALAVAGTRDPDLLSAYLYSRAQSVMGGTSQIQKNIIASRILGLGV; this is translated from the coding sequence TTGGACTTTCGTGACTCACCCGAAGAGGCGGCCTTCCGCGATCGACTGCGCACCTGGCTTTCGGCGCACGCCAAGGAATACTCCGGCTCCGGCGACGAGTACTGGGAGCGCATGGCCGACTGGCATCGCGCCCTGTACGAGAACGGCTTTTTCGGCCTGTCCTGGCCACGCGATTGGGGCGGGCAGGACCTGGCGCCGGTGTACGACGTCATCGTCGACGAGGAGCTGGTGCGCGCCGGTGCCCCGCCGCGCCCGAGTGTTGGCTACCTGGTGTACGGCATCGGCGAACACGCCAGCGATGAGGTCCGGAAACGCTTCCTGCCCGGCATCATCAACGGCACCGAGCGCTGGTGCCAAGGCTTTAGCGAACCGGGCGCCGGCTCGGACCTGGCATCGCTGACCACGACCGCCACCCGGGTCGGCGACAACTACGTCATCCACGGTCACAAGATCTGGACGAGCTACTCCGACGTGGCCGACTGGTGTCTGCTGCTGGCCCGTACCGATCCCGAGGCGAAGCGACACCGGGGACTGTCTGCGTTCGTGATCGCGATGAAACAGCCTGGTGTGCAACAACGTCCGCTGCAGATGATGAACGGGGTCACCAACGAATTCGGTCAGGTGTTCTTCGACGGCGCCACGGTGCCGGCCGACCGGATGGTCGGTGCCCCCGGTGACGGCTGGGCGGTCGCGATGACCGTCGTCGGGCACGAGCGCGAACCGTCCACCCTCGGTTACGCCGCCCGATACGGCAAGCTCGTCCGACAACTGTTGGCGCACTGGATTGATCGCGAAAGCCCGGTTCCTGAGGAGCTCGCCTGGGCGGCGGTTCAGTCGGACATGCTGACGCATCACGTGCGGCGGCGGTTGTCCGAACAGCTGGATGGGGTGTCGCACGGGTCGGAAGGCTCGCTGGACAAGTTACTGATGACCTGGGTCGAGCAATCCGTTGGGCATGCCGCACTGGCGGTCGCCGGGACCCGCGATCCGGATCTGCTCAGTGCCTACCTGTACAGCCGCGCGCAGAGTGTCATGGGCGGGACATCGCAGATACAGAAAAATATCATCGCTTCACGCATCTTGGGATTGGGAGTCTGA